Genomic segment of Xanthobacter dioxanivorans:
CACCGCGGCATCGATTCCTATTCCGCCTTCTACGAAAACGACCGGACCACTGCGACCGGCCTCGCCGGGTATCTGCGCGAGCGCGGGATCACGCGCATCTTCGTCGCCGGCCTCGCCTTCGATTTCTGCGTGAGGTACTCGGCCGAGGACGCGCACCGCGCCGGCTTCGAGGTGATCGTGATCGAGGATGCCTGCCGCAGCATCGACGTGGACGGATCGGCGGATGCGACCCGCGCTCTGCTCGACGGGCTGGGCATCCCGCGTGTGCCGGCGGCCTCGCTCCTCTGACCGCCCGCGCCGCGTCAAGCCGGCATCGATGGACCACCGGCCCAACGCCGGCGGCGAACGTGACGTCGCCGCTCAAGGTTCGAGGTCGCGCAACGGACCAGCGGCGGCCTGATGCGCGGGCGCCTCAGGCCAACGGCCCCGATCTTTGACCGGTGCCGGGAGGGTATCGGTCAGGCGCCGCGCGGCCTCCACAAAGGGCCGACGCGTCCAACTCATCGGCCTTGGCATCAGCTCCCGTGTCCGGCGGCCTCCAGGATCAGGCCGGTGATCGCGTCGGGATGGGAGATCATCGACACGTGGCTGGATTTCAGCTCGATGGTCTTGGCGCCCATGCGCAGGGCCATGAAGCGCTCGAGGTCGGGATTGATCGTCCGATCCTCGGTGGAGACGGCATAGAAGCTCGGCTTCGTGCGCCAGGCGGCCTGCGTCGTCCGTCCCGCGAGCAGCGCCTTCTGGAACGGCTCCTGGACCGCATACAGCACCTTCGCCCTCGCCTCCGGCAGGTCGCCGGCGAAATCACGCAGGAAGGCGGCTTCGCTCAGGCGGCCTTCGTCGCCGTCGAAGACAATCCCGGCGCTCGCCGGCGGCGTGGGGAACGTCTTGGCCAGCGCCGCGTAGTCCTCGCCCGCGTCCGGCGCGCGCGCCGCCACATAAACGAGGGTGGAGACGTTGGGGTGCACGCCCGCCTCGGTGACGATCATGCCGGAAAAGGAATGTCCCACGAGAACCGTCGGTCCACTCTGCCGGTCCAGCACACGCCGGGCCGAGGCGACGGCTTCGGGCAGCGTCGTCAGCGGGTTCTGCACGGCGGTGACATTGAGGCCGCGCGCCTGCAGCCGAGCGATCACGTCCGACCAGCATGACCCATCGGCGAACAGCCCGTGAACGAGGACGACGTTGCGCGCCGCGGGCGGCCCTGCGGCCACGCCTCGGGTCGAGACCAGCGAGGCTGCGACTCCGCCAGCCAGCGCTGCGGCGAAAGCTCTCCGATTGAGATTCATGGCATCCCTCCTGGTGAAGGTGGATTTGAGTTTCAGGATGTACTCATGGCATCAGGAGTTCCAGGCTCATGTCTGGCGACAAAGCTTGCTATTATTCAGAAAAGCCAATCACGGGCCCGGATGGCTTGTACTCATTGGCGTAGGCGC
This window contains:
- a CDS encoding alpha/beta fold hydrolase is translated as MNLNRRAFAAALAGGVAASLVSTRGVAAGPPAARNVVLVHGLFADGSCWSDVIARLQARGLNVTAVQNPLTTLPEAVASARRVLDRQSGPTVLVGHSFSGMIVTEAGVHPNVSTLVYVAARAPDAGEDYAALAKTFPTPPASAGIVFDGDEGRLSEAAFLRDFAGDLPEARAKVLYAVQEPFQKALLAGRTTQAAWRTKPSFYAVSTEDRTINPDLERFMALRMGAKTIELKSSHVSMISHPDAITGLILEAAGHGS